From one Candidatus Methanoplasma termitum genomic stretch:
- a CDS encoding metallophosphoesterase, giving the protein MDLQPVHGIPALRADEYLVIGDLHIGIESHLRAKGFHLASRTDYMLDQIIEAAGSSANRLIVLGDVKDSVPGSTKQEYKEIPTFFERLLERFDTVDVVRGNHDTNIEEFLPEQVKIRPASGMKIEGVGFVHGHTWPSAEVMTAETLVMAHDHPAVMFRDGVGRQVNEPCWVRGMFKDIPSERYDTVPKNFIIVPAFNKMLGGSPVNIVGEPLLGPIMGGELLDLENSTVHLLDGVDLGKLSGLMVTGANNRKWGRKIKQELS; this is encoded by the coding sequence ATGGATCTCCAGCCGGTACACGGTATCCCTGCGTTGAGAGCGGATGAATACCTTGTGATCGGCGACCTGCACATAGGGATAGAATCTCACTTGCGGGCAAAGGGGTTCCATCTTGCTTCAAGGACGGACTACATGCTCGACCAGATCATCGAAGCGGCAGGCAGTTCGGCCAACAGACTGATTGTCTTGGGAGACGTGAAAGATTCTGTGCCTGGGTCTACGAAGCAGGAGTACAAAGAGATACCGACATTCTTCGAAAGACTGCTGGAACGTTTCGATACTGTTGACGTGGTAAGAGGGAACCATGACACGAACATTGAGGAATTCCTTCCGGAGCAGGTAAAGATCAGACCCGCTTCTGGAATGAAAATAGAGGGTGTAGGATTCGTACATGGTCACACTTGGCCTTCTGCTGAGGTAATGACAGCAGAGACGCTTGTGATGGCTCACGACCATCCTGCGGTCATGTTCAGGGACGGTGTCGGAAGACAGGTAAATGAGCCTTGCTGGGTAAGGGGGATGTTCAAAGACATTCCATCGGAGAGATACGACACTGTTCCGAAGAATTTTATCATCGTGCCGGCGTTCAACAAAATGCTTGGAGGATCCCCCGTGAACATTGTCGGTGAGCCGTTGCTCGGCCCGATCATGGGCGGAGAACTGCTTGACCTTGAGAATTCCACTGTACATCTTTTAGACGGGGTCGATCTCGGAAAGCTTTCTGGACTTATGGTCACCGGGGCCAACAACCGAAAATGGGGAAGAAAGATCAAACAAGAATTATCCTGA
- a CDS encoding Ni/Fe hydrogenase subunit alpha encodes MTGPIIWDEKKKTTAQRVTVDPITRLEGHGKIEIFLDKKGNVENAYWQIPEVRGFERFCVGRKVVELNQITARLCGVCPGAHHMASTKAIDNCYNTKPTEAAFRIRDLFYHAHFVHSHIAHFYALAAPDFVCGPGAPAAERNVLGVVARVGLELGSAVLKARAQAQKIQAIIGGKATHPVMGVPGGVTKAISKDEIKEIQGYADNLVAFAETSLGVFKSVVLDNKDYLAIVTNPDLYYNEYYNMGLVNSKDQLEFHDGKVKVTDQKGKEVDRYDPVDYLNHIAEGVEPWSYEKFPYLRKPGYKGMTAGPDSGFYRATPLSRLNISSSISTPKANAAFDEFKAIFKSLGVTGPVHFNLATHWARIIEMLYAAEKVHKNAYDPNITDANIKQKDVKAGGRGVGCVEAPRGTLTHDYTCDENGIVTACNLVVGTTNNNGPMNVDVAKIAKAVIKNHEVSPGLLNMVEMAFRVYDPCNSCATHSLPGQMPLKATIRYADGTVENISKNL; translated from the coding sequence ATGACAGGACCAATAATATGGGACGAAAAGAAAAAGACGACCGCTCAAAGGGTGACCGTTGACCCCATAACGCGTCTCGAAGGTCACGGAAAGATCGAGATCTTCCTTGATAAGAAAGGTAACGTCGAGAACGCATACTGGCAGATCCCCGAGGTAAGGGGCTTCGAGAGGTTCTGCGTCGGAAGGAAAGTAGTCGAGCTCAACCAGATCACCGCAAGGCTTTGCGGCGTCTGTCCCGGAGCCCACCACATGGCCTCCACAAAAGCCATCGACAACTGCTACAACACAAAACCGACGGAAGCGGCATTCCGCATAAGGGACCTCTTCTACCACGCACACTTCGTGCACAGCCACATAGCGCACTTCTACGCATTGGCCGCACCGGACTTCGTCTGCGGGCCGGGAGCACCGGCCGCAGAGAGGAACGTTCTGGGTGTAGTGGCACGCGTCGGACTGGAGCTTGGTTCCGCAGTGCTCAAAGCACGCGCACAGGCACAGAAGATCCAGGCGATAATCGGCGGAAAAGCGACCCACCCCGTAATGGGAGTTCCCGGCGGAGTGACCAAGGCAATAAGCAAAGACGAGATCAAAGAGATCCAGGGCTATGCCGACAACCTTGTCGCATTCGCAGAGACATCGTTGGGAGTGTTCAAGAGCGTTGTTCTAGACAACAAAGATTACTTGGCCATCGTGACGAACCCAGACCTGTACTACAATGAGTACTACAACATGGGTCTCGTCAACTCCAAGGACCAGCTTGAGTTCCACGACGGAAAGGTCAAAGTGACCGACCAGAAAGGCAAAGAGGTCGACAGATACGATCCGGTTGACTACCTCAACCACATCGCAGAGGGAGTCGAGCCGTGGTCGTACGAGAAGTTCCCGTACCTGAGGAAACCTGGATACAAGGGAATGACCGCCGGCCCCGACAGCGGATTCTACAGAGCGACACCGCTCTCAAGGCTTAATATATCGTCAAGCATCTCCACACCGAAAGCGAACGCCGCATTCGACGAGTTCAAGGCGATCTTCAAGAGCCTGGGCGTGACCGGACCTGTCCACTTCAACCTGGCGACCCATTGGGCAAGGATCATCGAGATGCTCTATGCCGCAGAGAAGGTCCACAAGAACGCGTACGACCCCAACATAACGGATGCGAACATAAAGCAGAAAGATGTCAAGGCGGGAGGACGCGGCGTAGGGTGCGTAGAGGCTCCGAGAGGAACCCTCACACACGACTACACCTGCGATGAGAACGGCATCGTAACGGCATGCAACCTTGTTGTAGGGACCACCAACAACAACGGTCCGATGAACGTCGATGTTGCGAAGATCGCAAAAGCGGTGATAAAGAACCACGAGGTCTCCCCCGGTCTGCTGAACATGGTCGAGATGGCATTCAGAGTATATGATCCGTGCAACTCCTGTGCGACGCACAGCCTGCCCGGCCAGATGCCCCTGAAGGCAACGATCAGGTACGCCGACGGCACCGTTGAGAATATCTCTAAGAACCTTTAA
- a CDS encoding NADH-quinone oxidoreductase subunit B family protein: MSFWDKFKKKSSETVSAIKTETKKVAKPADKKAAAPGPACGQKTAESVAAAQLKMADLGELLPGAPPNGKINLAIYWAAACGGCDVSLLDINERILTVGDMANIVMWPIAADGKEHDIAEMEDGSITVSIINGAVRNSENEHMVKLLRKKSVIVVSYGACACHGGSPALANLIPGGKNELLDYVYVKTPTTANFQADYHKKSPVIPQTKYKAPEGDLTLPVLYDTVKTLDQVIDVDYYVPGCPPMQETISHMLAAVAGFVYKGAALPPKGTIIGVATKTLCEQCPRRKENRRITKIVEPHEIDVDPELCLMDQGILCLGPATVGGCNARCTRVGQPCRGCYGPTTAVQEQGASALTAIASLFPVLDNDATMGEDSIVDIMSTIKDPLGYFYAFTMGKSLIKKVVKEEGGK, from the coding sequence ATGTCATTCTGGGACAAATTTAAGAAAAAGAGCAGCGAAACCGTGTCTGCGATAAAGACAGAAACAAAGAAGGTGGCCAAACCTGCCGATAAAAAGGCTGCTGCACCGGGACCGGCATGCGGACAGAAGACCGCTGAGTCGGTCGCCGCAGCGCAGCTGAAAATGGCGGACCTCGGAGAGCTTCTCCCCGGAGCGCCCCCCAACGGCAAGATCAACCTTGCAATATACTGGGCTGCCGCCTGCGGAGGATGCGATGTATCGCTTCTCGACATAAACGAGAGGATACTGACGGTCGGAGACATGGCGAACATCGTCATGTGGCCGATCGCCGCTGACGGGAAAGAGCACGACATCGCCGAAATGGAGGACGGCTCGATAACAGTCTCCATAATCAACGGTGCGGTCAGGAACTCAGAGAACGAGCACATGGTAAAGCTCCTGAGGAAGAAATCGGTCATCGTGGTCTCATACGGCGCATGCGCCTGCCACGGCGGATCCCCGGCACTTGCCAACTTGATCCCCGGCGGAAAGAATGAACTGTTGGACTACGTATATGTGAAGACGCCCACGACGGCCAACTTCCAGGCGGACTACCACAAGAAGTCGCCGGTCATACCGCAGACAAAATACAAGGCACCGGAAGGGGACCTTACTCTCCCGGTCCTGTATGACACGGTCAAGACCCTTGATCAAGTGATCGATGTGGACTACTACGTACCCGGATGCCCGCCTATGCAGGAGACGATCTCTCACATGCTGGCAGCCGTTGCCGGATTTGTGTACAAAGGAGCGGCGCTGCCTCCCAAGGGAACTATAATAGGCGTTGCGACAAAGACACTCTGTGAGCAGTGCCCGAGGAGGAAGGAGAACAGAAGGATAACAAAGATCGTGGAGCCTCACGAGATAGACGTGGACCCCGAACTGTGTCTTATGGACCAGGGTATACTCTGTCTCGGACCGGCAACGGTCGGAGGATGCAATGCGAGATGCACAAGAGTCGGACAACCGTGCCGCGGATGCTATGGCCCGACCACAGCAGTTCAGGAGCAGGGAGCCAGTGCTCTTACGGCCATCGCATCTCTGTTCCCCGTGCTGGATAACGATGCGACAATGGGCGAGGATTCGATCGTTGACATAATGTCGACCATCAAGGACCCGCTCGGTTACTTCTATGCATTCACCATGGGTAAGTCTTTGATCAAGAAAGTTGTCAAAGAAGAAGGAGGTAAGTAA
- a CDS encoding hydrogenase iron-sulfur subunit has protein sequence MSDFEPKIVVFCCNWCSYAGADGAGVARLQMPPNFRIIRTMCSARVDPEFILRSLAKGADGVVVLGCHPADCHYIGGNYRARRRIALIRLVIEQYGFDPKRLKLEWVSASEGEKFQNTLNEFVNTIKQLGPTPLKQEEK, from the coding sequence ATGTCAGACTTCGAACCAAAGATAGTAGTGTTCTGCTGCAACTGGTGCTCGTACGCGGGAGCGGACGGAGCAGGTGTGGCAAGACTTCAGATGCCCCCCAACTTCCGCATCATAAGGACAATGTGCTCCGCAAGGGTCGACCCCGAGTTCATACTCAGGTCGCTGGCCAAAGGAGCGGACGGAGTAGTGGTCCTGGGATGCCACCCGGCAGACTGCCACTACATCGGAGGTAACTACAGGGCAAGGAGAAGGATAGCTCTTATCAGATTGGTGATAGAGCAGTACGGATTCGATCCGAAGAGGCTGAAACTCGAGTGGGTATCTGCATCTGAAGGAGAGAAATTCCAGAACACGCTGAATGAATTCGTCAATACGATCAAACAGCTTGGACCGACACCCCTGAAACAGGAGGAAAAGTAA
- a CDS encoding CoB--CoM heterodisulfide reductase iron-sulfur subunit A family protein, with the protein MTKSALVIGGGIAGIQASLDLADRDIHVYLVEKLPTIGGKMSRLDKTFPTNDCSACILSPKMADCIGHPNIDTLTFHEVMKVEGKAGDFKVTLKSKARYVDPESCTACGDCLAKCPTKGLSDEFEFGLTTRRAIYIPHAQAVPRVAIIDALNCKMIQNGKCGVCAKVCQKKAINYEDKDKEKVIEVGSIIAAPGFEVWNAKIGTEYGYGRFKNVVTALEFERMMCASGPSTGHITTPSSGDEPKKIAFIQCCGSRSEKSGWKKYCSSVCCMYATKQAMITKEHAEVDEDIFFMDIRSYGKEFEAYIERAQNEYGINMHRSARVSNVEEDPKTKKLTINYTDSNGDGVSAEYDIVVLSIGLVPPEGATEFSKLLGIELNEYGFCKTSVFRPLETTRAGVFVTGAFAAPKDIPTSVAEASGSAAKAGAYIVDANFKPMAPKTYPAEKDVEGKEPRIGVWVCHCGVNIGSVVDVPAVAEYAKGLPYVVFSGESKYACAQDCLVEISNAIKEQDLNRVVVASCTPRTHEPLFREACRDGGLNKYLFNMANIRDQCSWIHMHAHEAATVKAKDLLRMAIAKAALLEPLVGSEIPVTKVAAVIGGGITGMTAALDIAAQGIPVHIFEKEKELGGFAVKNLYHKEDGKDVAEFVRETISKVEGNKKITVHKGAHVKDIPGFVGNFKVVTEKEEIAVGAVLFATGAAQYKPTEYSYGSDKKVMTVLDLEKALAGGKFSGKNVAFLQCVGSRNSTVKYCSRVCCAASLRNAIQIKMKDPTVNVSIIHKDIRTYGFREELFNKASSLGVKFLRYCVDNEMPGYDGKVVKAHDSILGEDVEIPVDTVVLAAGLTPLREEKEELAKMVKVPISKDGFFFEAHQKLRPVDFATEGVYVAGTAHWPKFLDECIAQGSGAAARMLTTISKDKLISEGIVAVSNHNLCDGCGVCAGCCDYNAITICADESGSVVSNVNPGLCKGCGSCVASCPAGAMEQRGFRNKQIIAEIDALFEGA; encoded by the coding sequence TTGACGAAATCGGCATTAGTTATCGGCGGAGGCATCGCAGGTATACAGGCGTCGTTGGATCTTGCGGACAGGGACATACACGTTTATCTGGTGGAGAAACTCCCCACGATAGGCGGTAAAATGTCCCGTCTCGACAAGACATTCCCGACGAACGACTGTTCTGCATGTATCCTTTCACCAAAAATGGCAGATTGTATCGGGCATCCGAACATTGATACTCTAACCTTCCACGAAGTAATGAAAGTGGAAGGCAAAGCTGGAGACTTCAAGGTCACGCTGAAAAGCAAAGCAAGGTATGTAGATCCAGAATCTTGTACAGCTTGCGGCGACTGTTTGGCGAAGTGTCCCACGAAAGGGCTATCAGATGAGTTCGAGTTCGGTCTGACAACAAGAAGGGCGATCTACATACCACATGCACAGGCAGTGCCAAGGGTTGCAATAATCGATGCACTCAACTGTAAGATGATACAGAACGGCAAGTGCGGTGTTTGCGCAAAGGTATGTCAGAAGAAAGCAATAAACTACGAAGACAAAGACAAAGAGAAAGTGATCGAAGTAGGTTCCATCATCGCCGCACCCGGTTTCGAGGTATGGAATGCGAAGATCGGAACAGAGTATGGTTACGGAAGATTCAAGAACGTCGTCACGGCGCTTGAGTTCGAGAGAATGATGTGTGCATCCGGCCCATCGACCGGTCACATAACCACACCGTCCTCCGGAGACGAGCCGAAGAAGATCGCTTTCATCCAGTGCTGCGGCTCAAGATCCGAAAAATCAGGCTGGAAGAAATACTGTTCATCGGTGTGCTGCATGTATGCCACAAAGCAGGCAATGATCACGAAAGAGCACGCAGAAGTGGATGAGGACATATTCTTCATGGACATAAGATCCTACGGAAAAGAATTCGAAGCCTACATTGAGAGGGCACAGAATGAGTACGGGATCAACATGCACAGGTCGGCCCGCGTATCCAATGTGGAAGAGGATCCGAAGACGAAGAAACTCACGATCAACTATACCGACTCGAACGGCGACGGAGTATCCGCAGAGTACGACATCGTTGTACTCTCGATAGGACTCGTTCCGCCAGAGGGAGCAACGGAATTCTCCAAGCTGCTTGGAATCGAGCTCAATGAATACGGATTCTGTAAGACATCTGTCTTCAGGCCGCTCGAGACAACAAGGGCAGGAGTATTCGTAACGGGAGCGTTCGCTGCACCCAAGGACATTCCGACATCGGTCGCAGAGGCAAGCGGATCCGCCGCAAAAGCGGGCGCTTACATAGTAGACGCCAACTTCAAGCCCATGGCGCCGAAGACATATCCCGCAGAGAAGGACGTAGAGGGCAAAGAGCCCCGCATAGGTGTATGGGTATGCCACTGCGGCGTCAACATCGGATCTGTGGTGGATGTTCCGGCAGTTGCTGAGTACGCAAAAGGACTTCCGTATGTAGTATTCTCCGGTGAATCCAAATACGCATGCGCACAGGACTGTCTCGTAGAGATATCCAATGCTATCAAAGAGCAGGATCTGAACAGGGTCGTTGTCGCATCATGCACACCGAGGACCCACGAGCCGTTGTTCAGGGAAGCATGCAGGGACGGCGGGTTGAACAAATATCTGTTCAACATGGCCAACATCCGTGACCAGTGTTCATGGATCCACATGCACGCCCACGAGGCGGCGACAGTAAAAGCAAAAGACCTGTTGAGGATGGCCATCGCAAAGGCGGCACTCCTTGAGCCGTTGGTCGGTTCGGAGATACCCGTTACAAAGGTCGCAGCGGTCATCGGTGGCGGAATAACCGGAATGACGGCAGCCCTCGACATAGCTGCACAGGGAATACCCGTGCACATATTCGAAAAGGAGAAAGAGCTCGGCGGGTTCGCAGTGAAGAACCTCTACCACAAAGAGGATGGAAAGGATGTTGCGGAATTTGTAAGAGAGACGATCTCAAAAGTCGAAGGCAACAAGAAGATCACCGTGCACAAGGGAGCCCATGTAAAGGACATCCCCGGCTTTGTAGGAAACTTCAAGGTCGTAACGGAAAAAGAAGAGATCGCAGTAGGTGCGGTCCTCTTTGCGACGGGAGCGGCACAATACAAACCCACCGAATACAGCTACGGAAGCGACAAGAAGGTCATGACGGTACTCGATCTCGAGAAAGCTCTGGCTGGTGGCAAGTTCAGCGGAAAGAACGTGGCATTCCTGCAGTGCGTCGGTTCGAGGAACAGTACCGTGAAGTATTGTTCAAGGGTATGCTGCGCAGCATCGCTCCGCAATGCGATCCAGATAAAGATGAAGGATCCGACCGTGAACGTGTCCATTATACACAAAGATATCAGAACATACGGATTCCGCGAGGAACTCTTCAACAAGGCATCCAGCCTAGGCGTGAAGTTCCTCAGGTACTGTGTGGACAACGAGATGCCCGGCTACGACGGAAAGGTCGTGAAAGCTCACGACTCCATACTCGGGGAGGATGTTGAGATCCCGGTAGACACAGTCGTGCTCGCAGCAGGACTGACACCTCTCCGCGAGGAGAAAGAAGAGCTTGCGAAGATGGTCAAGGTCCCGATAAGCAAGGACGGATTCTTCTTCGAGGCACACCAGAAGCTGAGACCGGTAGACTTCGCAACAGAAGGGGTCTACGTAGCCGGAACAGCACACTGGCCGAAATTCCTCGACGAGTGCATAGCACAGGGATCCGGCGCGGCGGCAAGGATGCTGACCACCATATCCAAGGACAAGCTGATCTCTGAAGGCATAGTCGCGGTATCCAACCACAACCTCTGCGACGGATGCGGAGTATGCGCAGGCTGCTGCGACTACAACGCCATTACCATATGCGCAGACGAGAGCGGATCCGTTGTGAGCAACGTGAACCCCGGTCTCTGCAAGGGATGCGGATCATGCGTTGCGTCTTGCCCGGCAGGAGCAATGGAGCAGAGAGGATTCAGGAACAAGCAGATCATCGCAGAGATCGATGCGTTGTTTGAGGGAGCGTGA
- the psmA gene encoding archaeal proteasome endopeptidase complex subunit alpha, which yields MQPGQMAYDRGITVFSPDGRLFQVEYAREAVKKGTTTIGLKFKNGVILMVDKRLSSKLVEPGSIEKIYDIDDYIGCATSGLVADARVLIDEARKNAQRHKLHYDENIATEMLVKNVCDYKQNYTQYGGGRPFGVALLVAGVDDLGMHLFETDPSGALVAYRATCIGSGRPVVMDIFEREFEDGMSFEAAAKLGLKALGTAIDDTLSAASVEIGVVEKGKKFRRLSDSEITKLIGKV from the coding sequence ATGCAACCAGGACAAATGGCATATGACAGGGGGATAACAGTGTTCTCCCCCGACGGAAGATTGTTCCAGGTGGAGTATGCCCGAGAGGCTGTAAAAAAAGGAACGACCACTATCGGGCTGAAATTCAAGAACGGGGTCATCCTTATGGTGGACAAGAGGTTGTCCAGCAAGCTCGTCGAACCCGGTTCGATCGAGAAGATCTATGACATTGACGATTACATCGGATGTGCGACATCCGGTCTCGTGGCCGATGCCAGAGTACTTATTGATGAGGCCAGGAAGAATGCGCAGAGGCACAAGCTCCACTACGATGAGAACATAGCCACGGAAATGCTCGTTAAGAACGTGTGCGACTACAAGCAGAACTACACCCAGTACGGCGGAGGACGTCCGTTCGGTGTTGCGCTGTTGGTCGCGGGGGTCGATGACCTCGGCATGCACCTGTTCGAGACGGACCCGTCGGGAGCGCTTGTCGCATACAGAGCAACATGCATCGGTTCGGGAAGACCGGTCGTGATGGACATATTTGAGAGAGAATTCGAGGACGGCATGTCGTTCGAGGCCGCCGCAAAGCTGGGATTGAAAGCTTTAGGCACAGCGATCGACGATACTCTGTCCGCTGCATCCGTTGAGATCGGAGTGGTCGAGAAAGGAAAGAAATTCAGAAGGCTTTCCGACTCCGAAATAACGAAGCTCATCGGAAAGGTCTGA
- a CDS encoding ribosome assembly factor SBDS, translated as MVNLDEAIVARLESHGETFEVLLDPAVMNHLKQGKEIDLTEYLAVEDVFKNSRKGTRPAEDKIKEVFGTGNISEIAKRIVEKGEVQITAEQRKEMLEAKRHRVITYISANAINPQTKLPHPYTRIELALDEVKFHVDPFRPLDKEIEEAMKLLRPVLPIRFEKSKVAIKLSGPDYGKCFDDMIHYGLIEREEWTADGSWIGLMELPAGMVPELTEKLKHKTKGTASIKTI; from the coding sequence ATGGTCAATCTTGATGAGGCGATCGTAGCAAGACTGGAGAGTCACGGCGAGACATTCGAGGTTCTCCTCGACCCTGCAGTGATGAATCATCTTAAGCAAGGCAAAGAGATCGATCTTACGGAATACCTCGCCGTTGAGGATGTATTCAAGAACTCCAGAAAGGGGACGAGGCCGGCCGAGGACAAGATAAAAGAGGTCTTCGGCACGGGGAATATATCGGAAATAGCCAAAAGGATCGTCGAAAAAGGAGAGGTCCAGATCACCGCCGAACAGCGGAAAGAAATGCTTGAGGCAAAAAGACATCGGGTGATAACCTACATATCGGCCAACGCAATAAACCCGCAGACCAAGCTCCCTCATCCATACACAAGGATAGAACTTGCTTTGGATGAAGTGAAGTTCCATGTGGATCCGTTCAGGCCTCTGGATAAAGAAATCGAAGAGGCGATGAAGCTTCTCCGTCCGGTACTGCCGATACGATTTGAGAAAAGTAAGGTAGCCATAAAACTAAGCGGCCCGGACTACGGAAAGTGTTTCGACGATATGATCCACTACGGGCTCATCGAAAGAGAAGAGTGGACCGCGGACGGTTCGTGGATAGGATTGATGGAACTGCCGGCGGGAATGGTGCCGGAACTGACCGAGAAGCTGAAACATAAGACCAAAGGAACAGCGTCAATAAAAACGATTTAA